One Caldivirga sp. genomic region harbors:
- a CDS encoding amidohydrolase family protein — protein MINLGGAVDVHTHCYPDMNINEEMIRLSRMLGIEQLWVSYHPYAMSGFKPSSEEVWRVNEFVYGLSRRFKEVRGFVHVNPLNQDAVKMTEFFIRERGFIGVKLYRAVRVSKRIVDPVIEVAVENNIPILVHTAHRLYPTSRPNESEPDDIRSLALRFPRAKIIMAHITGGGDWEYAISRIRDLPNVYVDIGGSVTDYGSVEEAVKVLSDDRVLFATDTLISAAVARIMNAEISEESRVKILRLNAMRLLGEQA, from the coding sequence ATGATTAACCTGGGTGGCGCGGTGGATGTTCATACGCACTGTTACCCAGACATGAACATTAATGAGGAGATGATTAGGCTCTCAAGGATGCTTGGTATTGAGCAATTATGGGTTAGTTATCATCCATATGCCATGTCTGGTTTTAAACCATCCTCTGAAGAGGTCTGGAGGGTAAATGAGTTCGTTTATGGATTATCAAGAAGGTTTAAGGAAGTCAGAGGCTTTGTTCACGTTAACCCACTTAACCAAGACGCTGTTAAGATGACTGAATTCTTCATTAGGGAGAGGGGGTTTATAGGTGTTAAACTGTATAGGGCTGTTAGGGTTAGTAAGCGTATTGTTGACCCTGTAATTGAGGTTGCGGTTGAGAACAACATACCCATACTGGTTCACACTGCCCACAGGCTTTACCCAACCTCTAGACCTAATGAGAGTGAACCAGATGACATAAGGTCACTTGCCTTAAGATTCCCTAGAGCTAAAATAATTATGGCGCACATAACCGGTGGTGGTGATTGGGAATACGCCATAAGTAGAATTAGGGATTTACCCAATGTTTACGTTGATATAGGTGGAAGCGTTACTGATTATGGTTCAGTGGAGGAGGCGGTTAAAGTTCTTAGTGACGATAGGGTGCTCTTCGCCACTGATACATTAATATCAGCTGCCGTGGCTAGGATAATGAACGCGGAGATTAGTGAGGAGTCTAGGGTTAAGATACTTAGGTTGAACGCCATGAGACTTCTAGGTGAGCAAGCATGA
- a CDS encoding RuvB-like helicase translates to MSSIRIEEVKGGEEERRRISVHSHIRGLGVVNGKVEKIAGGFVGQVEAREAAAMVVKIIKAGKFSGKGVLIVGPPGTGKTALAIGIARELGADTPFVHLNAAEIYSVEIKKTEFLMRALRKAIGLRIREWRRVYEGVVKSIEFKYGKHPYNPYIQVPIGATVKLKTTDEEKILKVPQEIAAQLIELGISTGDVIMIDEETGRVVVEGQAQGEGEEQYDIYVKHKLEVPKGPVHKEKEITRFFTLHDLDLYQARQQGLVSAMLFGVFTEEKEIPSEVRNAVDNFVKETVDKGNGELIPGVLFVDDAHMLDIETWAFFTKAMEMEMSPIMIFATNRGITKIRGTDIEAPHGIPLDLLDRLIIIRTRPYNEDEVKEIVSIRAREEGVKLSNDALDYLTKIGVENSLRYAIQLLTPAQIRAKEQNRDNVTKDDIEYVRKLFLSLRESVEYVKQHEELFLK, encoded by the coding sequence ATGTCGTCCATAAGAATTGAGGAAGTAAAGGGTGGTGAGGAAGAAAGAAGGAGAATAAGTGTACATAGTCACATTAGGGGACTTGGCGTAGTTAACGGTAAGGTGGAGAAGATTGCGGGGGGTTTCGTGGGTCAGGTTGAAGCCAGAGAGGCCGCTGCAATGGTTGTTAAAATCATCAAGGCAGGTAAGTTCAGCGGTAAAGGCGTACTAATAGTTGGTCCACCTGGCACTGGGAAGACTGCGTTGGCTATTGGGATTGCCAGGGAGCTTGGGGCTGATACACCTTTCGTTCACCTTAATGCTGCTGAAATATACAGCGTGGAGATTAAGAAGACGGAGTTCCTAATGAGGGCCCTTAGAAAGGCCATTGGGCTTAGGATAAGGGAATGGAGGAGGGTTTATGAAGGCGTGGTTAAGTCCATTGAATTCAAGTATGGTAAGCATCCCTATAATCCCTACATTCAAGTACCAATTGGGGCTACGGTTAAGTTGAAGACCACTGATGAGGAAAAGATACTGAAGGTGCCTCAGGAGATTGCCGCACAGTTGATTGAACTAGGAATCAGCACTGGTGATGTTATAATGATTGATGAGGAAACGGGTAGAGTAGTGGTTGAAGGGCAGGCTCAGGGTGAAGGCGAGGAGCAGTATGACATATACGTTAAACATAAGCTTGAGGTACCTAAGGGGCCTGTTCATAAGGAGAAGGAGATAACAAGGTTCTTCACGCTTCATGACCTAGACCTGTATCAGGCTAGGCAACAGGGTTTAGTATCCGCAATGCTCTTTGGAGTATTCACAGAGGAGAAGGAGATACCCAGTGAAGTTAGGAATGCAGTGGATAATTTCGTTAAGGAAACGGTGGATAAGGGTAATGGAGAGTTAATTCCAGGCGTACTCTTCGTGGATGATGCGCACATGCTTGATATTGAAACTTGGGCCTTCTTCACAAAGGCCATGGAGATGGAGATGAGTCCAATAATGATATTTGCCACTAACAGAGGTATAACAAAGATAAGGGGAACTGACATTGAGGCACCCCACGGTATACCACTGGATTTACTGGATAGGTTAATTATAATAAGGACTAGGCCGTATAATGAGGATGAGGTTAAGGAAATAGTTTCAATTAGAGCTAGGGAGGAGGGGGTTAAGTTGAGTAATGATGCGTTGGATTACTTAACTAAAATAGGTGTTGAGAATAGCCTGAGATATGCGATACAATTACTAACCCCAGCCCAGATTAGGGCTAAGGAGCAGAATAGGGATAATGTAACTAAGGATGATATCGAGTACGTTAGGAAACTCTTCCTAAGCCTAAGGGAGAGTGTTGAGTACGTTAAGCAGCATGAGGAATTATTCCTAAAGTAA